The genomic window ACCGTGCTGCCGATGACCCAGCGCTATTTCCTCTTCTGACCAAATGCCGCATTCCTGACTTCGATCAATGAGGAACCTCATCAGCCGCATCACGTTGGCCTTCCATTCAATCACGGAGGTCGAACATGAGCGGAATCAATCTCAAGCACGATGGCTGGGTCGTCGTGGCCGACGGAGAGAAGGCGCTGTTCCTGCGCAATGAGGGCGATGCGGAACACCCCAACCTCCAGGTTTTCCGGGAGATGGAACAGGACAATCCGCCCACGCGCGAGCAGGGCACGGATCGCCCCGGTCGCGTGCATGAATCGGCCGGACCCGGCCGTTCGAGCGTCGAGACAACCGATTGGCAGCAATTGGGCAAGGAGCGGTTCGCGAAGGAGATCGCAGAGCGCCTCTACAAATACGCCCATGCCGATCGCTTCGATAAGTTGATCCTGGTCGCACCACCCAAGGTCCTCGGAGAGATGCGTGAAGCGATGCATCAGGAGGTGCTCGATCGCATCATCAGCGAAATCCCGAAAACGCTGACAAATCACTCGATCGACAAAATCGAAAATCTGCTTCTGCACTAGCTGCGTACTGTCTTTGAGAGCAACAACGCCGCGGCTGAGGAAGCGTCATGAAATTCGTTTGGGTCTACCTCGTCGCGGCGGTCGTCTTTCTGACGATCGACGCCATCTGGCTCGGCTATGTGGCGCGCGATTTCTATAAGGATCGCCTTGGATCGCTGCTGCTCGAACGCCCCCGGTTCGGCATTGCCGCGGGTTTTTATGCCATCTTCGTCATCGGCCTGATCTATTTCGCGATCGCGCCTGGTCTCAATGCAGAGAGCTTCGGCCTGACCGTGTTCAACGCGTTCCTCTTCGGTCTCTTCTGCTACATGACTTACGACGCGACGAACCTCTCCACCATCAAGGGTTTCGATACCACGGTCGCAGTGGTCGACACGCTGTGGGGCGCCACGCTCAGTGCCTTTACCGCCGGCGTCACCTATTTCGTCGTCCGCGCCTTCTCGCTTTGGCACGGATGATGCATCTTCTGTCCCGGTAGCAATGACTGGGATCGAAGATGGAAAGAGCAAGTTCAGTCCTCAAAAAGGGCGAGTGGTCGGGCGAGGCTCGTGACAGCGTGACGCTTGACGAGACCGCGCGGAACCGGCGGCGTCTCCGGCTTGCGAGCGATGGCGGCATGGAGTTTCTTCTCGATCTTCCCCATGCGGTGCTGCTGCGCGATGGCGATGGGCTGCAACTGACCGGCGGTGCGGTGATCGTCGTGCGATCCAAGCTGGAAGAGCTCTATGAGGTTCGGGCCCAGGAGCCTTCGGCGCAGGCGCTCTTGCGGCTTGCCTGGCACATCGGCAACCGCCATCTTCCGTCCCAGATATTCGACGACCGCATCCTGATCCGGCGCGACCACGTCATCCGGCAGATGCTCGAAGGCTTGGGCGCGGTCGTGATGGACGTCAGCGCTCCTTTCGATCCGGAAGGCGGCGCCTATGACGGTGCTGAGACCGGGCATGACCACCATCATGGCCATCGCGAGCACGGCTCAGGCCACGGCCATTCCCATTCGCATGATCGGCACCATCACGACCATGACCATCACTGAGGCGCAGGACCAGCGACGCAGCCTGATGCGGCTGATGGCTTGGCTTTCGCCTGCCTTTCCAACGGGCAGCTTCAGCTACAGTTACGGGCTGGAATCCGCCGTCGACGCCGGCGCTATCGCCAGCGGCGATCATCTTGAGAACTGGCTGTCCGATCTCGTCGCGCATGGATCTGGCTGGAACGACATGGTGCTGGTTGCGCAGGCCTGGCGGTCCTGCGCCGATGCCGGGCTGATCGATGAGCTCGGAGACCTTGCCGAGGCTTTGGCCGGGTCTGCCGAACGCCATCTGGAAACCATGGCGCAAGGTGCTGCCTTTCTCGACGCCGCCGGGGCGCGCGCGTCGATTGCCGCTGTCGATCATGGCGAGTTGCCGGGCGAGCTTGCCTATCCCGTCGCCGTCGGTCTGGTCGCCGGTCGGGAAGGCGTGCCGCTTGCCGACACGCTGACGGCCTTCGCCCATGCCTTCGTCTCCAACCTCATTCAGGCGGCACTCCGGCTTGCGCCGATCGGTCAGCGGGAAGGCGTGCGGGTGCTGGCCTCGCTTGAGCCATTGATCGCCGCAACGGCGGAACGCGCGACAGAGGCCGGCCTCGATGATCTCGGCTCCTGCACGTTCAGATCCGAAATCATGTCACTTAGACACGAAACTCTGCATTCAAGGCTCTTTCGATCATGACTCACTCCCTGCACGGTCCGCTTCGCGTCGGCATCGGTGGCCCCGTTGGTTCGGGCAAGACCACGCTGACCGAAAAGCTCTGCAAGGCGATGGCGGCGGAGTATTCCGTCGGCGTCGTCACAAACGATATCTATACCCGCGAAGATGCCATGGCGCTGGTGCGGATGCAGGCGCTGCCGGAGGACCGCATCATCGGCGTGGAGACCGGCGGCTGCCCGCATACGGCGATCCGCGAAGATGCCTCGATCAACCTGCGGGCCATCGCCGAGCTCAACCGGCGGCATCCCGATCTCGACGTCGTCTTCATCGAATCCGGTGGCGACAATCTCGCAGCGACCTTTTCGCCCGATCTTGCGGATCTGACGCTCTACGTCATTTCGGTGTGCCAGGGCGGCGACATTCCGCGAAAGGGCGGACCGGCGATCACGCGCTCGGATCTGCTCATCGTGAACAAGACCGACCTTGCGCCCTATGTGGGTGTTGATCTCGAGCAGATGGATGAAGACTGCCGGCGCAGTCGCAACGAGCGACCATACGTCTTCACCGATCTCAGTCGAGCGAAAGGCTTGGACGACATCATCGCCATGCTGGAGCGAGAAGGTGGGCTCACGCGTCGGGTAGCGGCCGAATGACGTGTCAATCGGCCTGTTCGAGGCCTTCATAGTTCGGCAGGTGCTGAAAGGCCTGCCGCAGTGCCTCCGACCATCCGTCCGAAATCGCCTGATAGTACGGATCGGAAGCGAGAAGCCGCTTTTCTGCGCCCCGCTTAAGCGAACCTGTCTCATAGGTCTGCATGTCGAGCGGCAGCCCGACCGAAAGGTTCGATTTCAGTGTGGAATCGAACGACACGATGAGAAGCTTGGCTGCTTCCTCGAAGCTCATGTCGGGGTCGTAGGCGCGAACGAGGATCGGCTTGCCGTATTTATGCTCGCCGATCTGAAAGAACGGATTGTCGTCGGTTGCCTCAATGAAATTGCCTTCCGGATAGATCAGGTACATCCGGCTCTCGCCGCCTGCGATCTGACCTCCGAGGATGAAGGTCGCGCCGAAGCTCGATTCACTCTTGAAGCCGCCACCAACCGCAATTTCGCGGATCACGGAACGAACCGTATCCCCAACGAGCTTTGCCGCCTGGAACATGGACGGCACTTCGTAGATGTCGGGATCGCGCTCGCCGGCGGTCTTGTGCCGTTCTTCCAGCATGCTGACGACGGTTTGCGTCGTTGCGAGATTGCCGGCCGAAAGCAGGGTGATCAGCCGGTCGCCCTTGCGCTCCCAAGTGTACATCTTCTTGAACGAAGACACGTTGTCGACCCCGGCATTGGTCCGGGTATCGGACATGAACATCAAGCCACGCCTGAGCCGAAGACCGACACAGTAGGTCATCGCTTACTTCACCCCGCCATCAGATTGCCGGCCACCCCCGGCCGTGTTCGTCACCCTATACGCGCCGCAGCGCGACTCAGATGCATCCGAATTTCGCGATCTGAATTACTGCTCCACCGTTATGGCCACGGCAAGCGTCTCGGTGGAATTTCCATGGCGGATACCGGAAACCGGAGACACGTCGACGAAATCGAGCCCAGTGGCAATGCGGATGTAGCGCTCGTCCGGCGAGATGCCATTGGCCGCGTCGAAGCCGACCCAGCCCAGTCCCTCGACGAAAGCTTCGGCCCAAGCGTGCGTCGCCACCTGCTCGGTACGGTCGTCCATCAAGAGATAGCCGGAGACGTAGCGCGATGGAAAATCGAGGTAACGCGCGGCGCTCAGGAAGATATGGCTATGGTCCTGGCAAACGCCGCTGCCGTTCTCGAGCGCTTCCTCTGCGGTCGTCTGGGCGTCCGTGGTGCCGATTTCGTAGGCTACCCTGTCGCTGATTGTCGCCATCAAGCCATGCAACCGCTCCAGCGGGTCCTTGCCCGGGATCGCGCGTGCCAAGTCCCGGATAGGCTTGCCGGCGCGTGTCAGGTGGGTGTCACGCAGATAGAGCCAAAGCGGCGCGAAGCCCACATGCGGGCCCGAGACGCCGTTCACGTCTTCCGTCACCACCTCGCCATGGGCGATGATCCGGATCATGTGCGGATCGCCTTCGGCCGACAGAAGCTGCGTCAGATTGCCGAAATGGTCGTCATAGGTGACCTCGACGCGGGCGCCCTCGATATCGGTCTGCCAGTTGACGACGGTTTGCCCGCGTCCGGAGCGCGGCGTCAGCCGCAGGCGCTGAAGCGCGTAGTAGATAGGGATATTGTAATTGTATTCGGTCGAGTGGCTGACGCGGATTTGCATGATCAATAGAACCTGTAGGCTTCCGCGATCTCTTGGCCGAGACGGCTGTTGCGTCGGATGAAATCTTCCAGAAACTGGTGGAGCCCGCCGTCGATGATGGCGCGGATATCGCGGTTGCGCAGCGTCTCCAATATTTCGAGCGCCGTGTCGTGCGCATTGTGCCGGGTGCCGTATTCGGTTTCAAGATAGCCGAGATTGTTGGTGATTTTCTCGTGGCAATAGGCGAGCGAACGCGGCATGCGCCCGTTCAGGATCAGGAAGTCGGCGATGTTCGTCGGGTTGAGATCGGATTCGTAGACCCAACCGTAGGATCGGTGCGCCGAGACCGACCGCAGGATCGACACCCACTGGACGTTGTCCAACGACGAGCCGACATAGGTGACCGCCGGCAGAAGCAGGTAGTATTTGACGTCGAGAATGCGGGCGGTGTTGTCGGCGCGTTCGATGAAG from Georhizobium profundi includes these protein-coding regions:
- a CDS encoding host attachment family protein, which codes for MSGINLKHDGWVVVADGEKALFLRNEGDAEHPNLQVFREMEQDNPPTREQGTDRPGRVHESAGPGRSSVETTDWQQLGKERFAKEIAERLYKYAHADRFDKLILVAPPKVLGEMREAMHQEVLDRIISEIPKTLTNHSIDKIENLLLH
- a CDS encoding DUF2177 family protein, producing the protein MKFVWVYLVAAVVFLTIDAIWLGYVARDFYKDRLGSLLLERPRFGIAAGFYAIFVIGLIYFAIAPGLNAESFGLTVFNAFLFGLFCYMTYDATNLSTIKGFDTTVAVVDTLWGATLSAFTAGVTYFVVRAFSLWHG
- a CDS encoding urease accessory protein UreE — protein: MERASSVLKKGEWSGEARDSVTLDETARNRRRLRLASDGGMEFLLDLPHAVLLRDGDGLQLTGGAVIVVRSKLEELYEVRAQEPSAQALLRLAWHIGNRHLPSQIFDDRILIRRDHVIRQMLEGLGAVVMDVSAPFDPEGGAYDGAETGHDHHHGHREHGSGHGHSHSHDRHHHDHDHH
- a CDS encoding urease accessory protein UreF, whose translation is MIGTITTMTITEAQDQRRSLMRLMAWLSPAFPTGSFSYSYGLESAVDAGAIASGDHLENWLSDLVAHGSGWNDMVLVAQAWRSCADAGLIDELGDLAEALAGSAERHLETMAQGAAFLDAAGARASIAAVDHGELPGELAYPVAVGLVAGREGVPLADTLTAFAHAFVSNLIQAALRLAPIGQREGVRVLASLEPLIAATAERATEAGLDDLGSCTFRSEIMSLRHETLHSRLFRS
- the ureG gene encoding urease accessory protein UreG, with product MTHSLHGPLRVGIGGPVGSGKTTLTEKLCKAMAAEYSVGVVTNDIYTREDAMALVRMQALPEDRIIGVETGGCPHTAIREDASINLRAIAELNRRHPDLDVVFIESGGDNLAATFSPDLADLTLYVISVCQGGDIPRKGGPAITRSDLLIVNKTDLAPYVGVDLEQMDEDCRRSRNERPYVFTDLSRAKGLDDIIAMLEREGGLTRRVAAE
- a CDS encoding peptidase, translated to MTYCVGLRLRRGLMFMSDTRTNAGVDNVSSFKKMYTWERKGDRLITLLSAGNLATTQTVVSMLEERHKTAGERDPDIYEVPSMFQAAKLVGDTVRSVIREIAVGGGFKSESSFGATFILGGQIAGGESRMYLIYPEGNFIEATDDNPFFQIGEHKYGKPILVRAYDPDMSFEEAAKLLIVSFDSTLKSNLSVGLPLDMQTYETGSLKRGAEKRLLASDPYYQAISDGWSEALRQAFQHLPNYEGLEQAD
- a CDS encoding transglutaminase family protein, with product MQIRVSHSTEYNYNIPIYYALQRLRLTPRSGRGQTVVNWQTDIEGARVEVTYDDHFGNLTQLLSAEGDPHMIRIIAHGEVVTEDVNGVSGPHVGFAPLWLYLRDTHLTRAGKPIRDLARAIPGKDPLERLHGLMATISDRVAYEIGTTDAQTTAEEALENGSGVCQDHSHIFLSAARYLDFPSRYVSGYLLMDDRTEQVATHAWAEAFVEGLGWVGFDAANGISPDERYIRIATGLDFVDVSPVSGIRHGNSTETLAVAITVEQ